Genomic segment of Rhinoderma darwinii isolate aRhiDar2 chromosome 12, aRhiDar2.hap1, whole genome shotgun sequence:
TCGCTGTGTGTGATCAGTgtattagattgtcagctctgtgtgtgatcagtgttagattgtcagctctgtgggcgAGGAGTCGCTGTGTGTGATCAgtgttagattgtcagctctgtgggcgAGGAGTCGCTGTGTGTGATCAGTGTTAGATTGTCAGCTCAGCTCTGTGTGTGATCagtttagattgtcagctctgtgggcgAGGAGTCGCTGTGTGTGATCAGTGTTAGATTGTCAGCTCAGCTCTGTGTGTGATCagtttagattgtcagctctgtggacgAGGAGTCGCtgtgtgtgtgatcagtgtggtagattgtcagctctgtgggcgAGGAGTCGCTGTATGTGATCAGTgtattagattgtcagctccgtGGACTAGGAGTCGCTGTGTGTGATCAGTgtattagattgtcagctctgtggacgAGGAGTCGCTGTGTGTGATCAGTGTATTAGATTGTCAGCTCAGCTCTGTGTGTGATCAGTatgttagattgtcagctctgtggacgAGGAGTCGCTGTGTGTGATCAGTgaattagattgtcagctccgtGGACGAGGAGTCACGGTGTGATCAGTGTATTAGATTGTCAGCTCAGCtctgtgtgtgatcagtgtgttagattgtcagctctgtgggcgAGGAGTCGCTGTGTGTGATCAGTGTATTAGATTGTCAGCTATGTGGGCGAGGAGTCGCTGTGTGTGATCAGTGTATTTGATTGTCAGCTATGTGGGCGAGGAGTCGCTGTATGTGATCAGTgtattagattgtcagctccgtGGACTAGGAGTCGCTGTGTGTGATCAGTgtattagattgtcagctctgtggacgAGGAGTCGCTGTGTGTGATCAGTGTATTAGATTGTCAGCTCAGCTCTGTGTGTGATCAGTatgttagattgtcagctctgtggacgAGGAGTCGCTGTGTGTGATCAGTgaattagattgtcagctccgtGGACGAGGAGTCACGGTGTGATCAGTGTATTAGATTGTCAGCTCAGCtctgtgtgtgatcagtgtgttagattgtcagctctgtgggcgAGGAGTCGCTGTGTGTGATCAGTGTATTAGATTGTCAGCTATGTGGGCGAGGAGTCGCTGTGTGTGATCAGTGTatttgattgtcagctctgtgccgAGGGGGTCAGTGAGTTCTTCATGGTTTCTGTGACAGGACAACCTGGTGAATCCTCCATGGCGAGGGACTTCAGAGCGCCCCCTAGTGACCGCCGATATTGCGCCAACAGAGGATTCCAAGTTTCTCCTGGACTTGAGGGGTTTATCGCAGGCCAACCTCAGCTCGGAGAACCCCAATATTCAGGTAGTAGTTAGTGGTGTTGGGCGGAGTTGGGCGGAGTCTTGATGGGCGTGGTCTCATCTGTCGTCATGTCGCAGGTTACCATTGAGGTGGACCCCAGTTCTCAGACGCAGGTGGAGTTGGATCTCTCGGACACGCGCACGGACTGGGGTGACCCGGAGTGGAGGTCTCAGCACGCCCTCTTCTGGCCTCTCTTCTGGGAATACAATGACTTGTCCGATGCGGAGGTTTCCACGACGGGCGACTACTCCTCGCAATACGACGGGGAGGACAATGTGCCGAGTGGAGGAGACCACGACGGACGCAACTCACCCGCTGACAACTGGGTCACCGAGGACAAGTATCTGTACGGTGAGATGgactctcctcctgtaatatatgcCCCTCCCACTTCAGGGTGACTCGGGCAGCAGTCGGGGTATTAATGCTGCGTTATAGCCAAATAGGTAGAAATCATCCCCGGCGCTCGCCGTTAAGTTGAATGTTTGCCGCTACATTAAACGAACACACGCGGGCAGTGATCGTGGCGCGTCCTCCATCCGTCTCACCGCAGCGGAGCGGCCACTGGACGTCTTATCATTTGTACCTGTATTTTGTTATGTTGCTGTTTTCGTTACATTGTCATCTTTCCGTCCTCGCACAGACTATACATGGTCATTTTTAATGTTACATAGTAAATAGTAAGTTTCCTTATGTGTATATAAGGGGGCGTGGTCTGCAATAACGCAGAGGCCTCGACAAAGCGCGGGAGCAAGCGAAACGGCGGTCGGCTCGCGCTCCACTGCCCGCGTTTGTTTAATGTAGCTGCAAAAGAACATTCAACTAAATGTCGAGCGCCAGGGATGTTCTCTGCTTTTACCATTGTACCTCTGCTTGCTTTACTGCACCACTGAGCGCCACCTGCTGTTGATTCCATATAGACTGATGCGCTCATCTGATTGCTGAGACTTCTAGTGCTCCAGGAGCCGCTCCGTTGTTTTTCTCACGTTGAATATTTGGGGTTGTGTAGATTACGATGATGAGGATTGGAGTTCTTGGTCTCCATGTAGCGCAACGTGTGGTCGCCCCAGTCAGAAACGCACCCGCTCCTGCGGATATTCCTGTACGGCCACAGAGTCTCGTGTGTGTGACCTTCCTCCATGTCCAGGTGAGACGCCCGTATCTTAGATTGTGGGGTCATCATCGGGGCGTCTGCTGAACGTGTACGGGATAAATACTGATCTGTtctcactttccaggagaagacgACGCAGAGAATTCAACATTATCAGAATCCCAGAGCAGCGCTCCGACCCGAGAGTCAGGTGACATCTCTTCATTCCCTCCTCCCTCTCTCCTCCTCCCGACCTGGTCTCACGTTCCTATTCTCCTCCTCCCTCTCTCccttctccctccctccctccctctctcccttctcctccctccctcccttctcctccctccctcccttctcctccctccctcccttctcctccctccctcccttctcctccctctctcccttctcctccctctctccctccctccttcTCCTTCCCTCCCTtctcctcccccctccccctcctccccctcccccccttctcctccccctccctcctccctccccctcccccccttctcctccccctccctcctcctccccctccccctccctcctcctccccctccctcccttcttttcctccctccctcccccccttttcctccctccctcccccccttttcctccctccctcccccccttttccctccctccctccccccttttcctccctccctcccttttcctccctcttcctccctccctcccttttccaccctccctcccttttcctccctccctcccttttccTCCCttttcctccctccctcccttttccTCCCTCccttttccctccctccctccctcccttttccTCCCttttcctccctccctcccttttcctccctccctcccttttcctccctccctccccctccctccctccctcccttttcctccctccctccctcccttttcctccctccctccctcccttttcctccctccctcccttttcctccctccctcccttttcctccctccctcccttttccctccctccctccctccctcccttttcctccctccctccctcccttttcctccctccctcccttttccttcctccctccctcccttttcctccctccctccctccccctccctccctccctcccctccctccctcccttttcctccctccctcccttttccTCCCTCCCttttcctccctccctcccttttccTCCCTCCCttttcctccctccctcccttttcctccctccctccctcccttttcctccctccctcccttttcctccctccctcccttttccttcctccctccctccctcccttttccTCCCTCCCTTTTCCTCCCTCCCTTTTCCTCCCTCCCTtccttttccttccttccttcctccctcccttttccttcctccctctctcctcatcctccctccctctcccctgccGGTCTCACGTTGttcctcttctcctcctcctcctcctccctctcccttcCCGACCTGGTCTCACGttgctcctcttcctcttcttcagCCTCCCTGGACAGCTGTGAGCGTTGGTTGACCTGTAAGAGCGAGTTCCTCAGTAGTTACTTGCAGCGGGTGCTGACCGAGTTGCCCAGTTGCCCGTGTTTCTACCCCTCGGAGGCAGTGTACAGTTCCTTGCTGCTGCAGGATGAGAAGTTGGCTCGTAGTTTCCGCTGGCGCGATGCTAGCGGCATGCGGGAGAGACTGGACATCTACAACACCCGGGGGCTCGCTTCTGTCTGCGTTCTTTGCTCTCCAGAGACAGCAGTAGCCTGGGAGCTCAGCATTGCTGCTATGACCATTCCCTTAGACTGGTGACCCGTGGCCAGGCCGCCGCAGTCCCCAACCTCATCAGCGCAGAGTTCTCTCCTGAACTTCATTACAAGGCGGATGTTCTGCCCTGGATTCTGTGCAAAGGAGACTGGAGCCGGATTCACTCCCTGCGCCCCCCAAACAATGGCTGCAGCTGCCCCGAGAACCCCTCCTCAGAGGAGTACCTGGCCCAGCTGCAAGAAGCCCGGGAATTCTAACATCTGCTATGGCCGGAGATGCTGCCTGGCGCAGTGGGAGGAGCAAAGACTTGTAATATATTCAACGTGTTTTTATAAAATGTGGTAAAGGAGCCATTTATATCTGAACCCTCCGTGTTCTCTCCCTTTTGTACATTGCTTTGAAAACACCCGTCACAGAGTGGGGTCCATGTATTTATCAGTGATATTATTATATAAAACCGCCAAGAGGTCAGACAGTAATGGAAGTCTTCCTCGTGTCTGACCCTCCCTCTGTTACCTTCTCATGGCCATTACTACACTGCAGGGCTGGTGATCGGTGCTGTACTGggggggttattgtattacagttgCTGTAGTTTGGCTCCACCTGGTGGCGACATGAGATCATTACACGCTGTACAATGAGCAGGTAGAAGCGTCACCTCGCAGTGCTCACATTACACGCACATAATAATAGAAAACACATTAGACTGTCACAAATAGCGGGATCTTGAGCTGCAGCCGTCTGTATCCTGTGCCCAGATTTAATTCTGCCTGTGCAGCTTATCAGAAtatttcttgtggcagtagagaaAATGCAGCACCCCCTGATTTACACATTACGCACCCACAAACCACGAGTAATGGTGGGCGACTGATCCCAGAAAACGTGCAGGACCCAACCACAGAGAGTGACCCGAAACCAACCAGAGCATCAGATCCGCACACCCCTGGAGCTACTGGACCTCCACTCAGTGTACCCCACCCCCATTATAATCACGCCCGGACCAGAGCACCATCCATTCACCACACCTGCGAGGGGAAGGGGCCCCCAGCttcatgtgaccccccccccccctggtggtTGCACGCTCCCCCTTCATGTGACCCCCCCTTGGTGGCTGCACGCTCCCCCttcatgtgaccccccccccctggtggcTGCACGCTCCCCCTTCATGTGACCCCCCCCTTGGTGGCTGCACGCTCCCCCTTCatgtgacccccctcccccccctggtggctgcacgctcccccttcatgtgaccccccccccttggtggctgcacgctcccccttcatgtgacccccccccctggtGGCTGCACGCTCCCCCTTCATGTGACCCCCCCTTGGTGGCTGCACGCTCCCCCTTCATGTGACCCCCCCTTGGTGGCTGCACGCTCCCCCttcatgtgacccccccccttggtggctgcacgctcccccttcatgtgacccccctccccccctggtggctgcacgctcccccttcatgtgacccccctcccccccctggtggctgcacgctcccccttcatgtgacccccccccccttggtggCTGCACGCTCCCTCATGTGACCCCCCCCTGGTGGCTGCACGCTCCCCCTTCATGTGACCCCCCCTTGGTGGCTGCACGCTCCCCCTTCATGTGACCCCCCCCTTGGTGGCTGCACGCTCCCCCTTCatgtgacccccctccccccctggtggctgcacgctcccccttcatgtgacccccctcccccccctggtggctgcacgctcccccttcatgtgacccccccccccctctggtggctgcacgctcccccttcatgtgacccccccccccctctggtggctgcacgctcccccttcatgtgaccccccccccccctctggtgGCTGCACGCTCCCCCTTCATGTGACCCCCAGATATCACAGCATTACTCCGCGCTCCGATAATTTACAGTTTATTGGGGTGACATTATCCAGAGCTCCACAAATCAGACGCCTGCGAGCCGGTGACCAGCGCAAAcatcaatccccccccccccccattaaataCAACGTTCAGTCCACAACACACAAGTTTCTtatccatgtctttttttttttttaactattgtgTGAACACCCCCTCCCCCGTTATAAGAGCATCGCCCCATAGCCGAAGGTCTGTTTGATGCCATCGAAGTAATATCTCTTCCAGCCGTCCTTCGTGTGCTGCTCCTCACTCTGGGGGACCCCTCGCGCCTCCATCTGCAGCTCTGTCTCCCCCCCCTTGTCTGCGAAGGTCAATGTGATGGTGGCGTGGTGCCCTGCGGACAGAACAAGTCAGATGAAGCTCCGCCCTCTTCTCAGCATCCCCTCCCCCGAGTCAAGGACACGAAGCATCTTCTGTTTATCTCCAAGGGTCACAAATCGCGGTTAAAACCACATCCGAAAACTGCAGACATTTGCATTGATGCGCAAGGTTTTTCTCACGCGGTTCTAACCTTGCCGTAACGTATGAATAGACCCTGAGCGTCCGACACCAGATCACGTTTCTATCTCAGCAGAATGAAAGTTGTCAGACGTCTCCCTGACCGCGCCCTCTGGACCCCACAAACCTCCGACATAACGACGCAGCCGCCACTGCACCCCGCGAGGTAGAGAAGCGTCAGTCAGGGTCTCCTACAACACGCGCAGGTCTGACCGTCTCTATCCGGATCTACAATCACAATTATTCAACCCCCGTTacaaaaaaataccccaaaaaaatcatCAAACAAGAACCAGAAAAATATCTCAGGAGTCCAACACAAAACACCACTTAGGGTAACCGAGCGGTCCTGACACGCCCAAGAAGCGCACCGGCGCCACGTACAACTGTCAACTGGTCGGTTACCGGCCGCGCATCATTGTGGGTAAGAcgacctttacctgcaaaatccagCGGCCATAACGGGGGGATGAATTAATAACCGCTCAGGTAAAGGTCGGTTTACCCAAAATAACATGGCGCCGGCGCGGTCATTGGCCGTCTCAGAACTGAATAGAATCATCAGAtctcacattaaggcctcatgcacacgagcgtaataacgggctcatagacttctattggccacgggcaccttcccgtgtttattttacgggccgtgctactatactttataatgggcccggaaaaacggccggctacctgtggccggccgtgcccgtaattacgagtcgtaattacgggcacggttgtgtgcatggggccttacacgtcAGGTGTCGGCTTCATCACTGGCATCAGCTGCTggagatcaaacaccggggactgGACGGAGGTTTGTGGACTGCCACGTTTCATTCTGCAGCGAGAGAGGCCGAGAAGAGATCCAAAAAACACCAGATTCCTGAGGCCGAAAACCCGCGGCAGCAAGACCGACCGAGCGGCAGAAAAGGCGGAGGTTTCAGCTCGCACactaagggcctattcacacgaccaatttttggcactacccacagggggggctgcgtggcactacccacagggggggctgcgtggcactacccacagggggggctgcgtggcaaaacatttacaaatgaaatggagacacggcctggaacggaaacagatgcaaaacggccgacactcggaccctgtcgtgtgaacggAGCCCAATACCTTATTCCGTCAGCGGCTgcctgtatttctatggggcggtTTTTAcacgacttgtcctatttttgtctgtttccacggatccctcaatagactccagTGTACGAGGTCCCGCCGGGTCTCCATGTCCAGACTCCAAGACGTACAAATACTGACTGACCCGACAGCTCCGTATAAAGAAGCCCCACAAGTTGTGGGATCGTCTTCTGTGGAGCGATGATACAAATCTGGTCATCTTGGGGTCTATGGATCAGCGGCGCCTGGAGGGAGAATGCAGCACCCGCTGAACAGAACACCCACCTACAGTGGCGCCTGGCGGGGGCTCGCTTCTCTGGCACGGGATTTCGGCAGCGTGTGGAGGGTGCGGTGGATTCTATCGAGTATCAGGAAATCTGAGGAGAAAACTTGTGTGGGGGCTGCAGCTTCCAGCAGGACAACGATCCCCCCCCAAGACCGGATCACAGAAGGAGTGGAGGGAGATTCTGGAGCGGCCGCACCCGTCACACTCGTCTGACTTGACCCCAGAGAAAATATTTGGTGGAATATCAGTGACCCGGCGGCGGTGCCCGGTACCTCAGCGCTGGAGACGCCGCACATGACGGGGGAGGTTTTCGGCGTTGGACTCGCGATATTTTTATGGTTCTTATTTGATGATTGTTTTGTGGTTGAATaattgtgattgcagctctggagggtGTCGGGGTCTGCACTCATCTCAGCAGATGTAAGGACCAGCCATGTTTCTATTTGCCGGGGGGGGGGAGACTCCGGGTTATTCTATGAAGCTGATCACATACATCAGAGTTTTGTGGGTTTTTGTGCGGGGTTTTCTGACGCTCTACACAACGCTCACCGCACAGAAATCACGTCCTGGCGCCGTCGCGGGACTCACCTGCCGGCCACGTCTTGAACCTCCAGGACATGATGATTCGCTTCTCAGACTCCTGCAATGTAAATCATCGGTCAGTGTCGCACGTAGAAGCCCATCCCCCACCGTGGCGCAGCCGATCACTCACCAATTCTATGAACTCTCCACTAACGTTGCCCCCCAAGAGCTGAAATTTGCCGCCTTTGTCCGCGGTTACTGTGGCCGGTGCGTGTGTGAAACCTTGTACCAGCTGTGGAGAAGACGACAGGAGAATCACACACAGAACAGGATCTGCCGGGATCTAGTGCAGATTTAATCCTCACGTGACCAAGCTCCGCCCCGTCCACCTGAGCCACGCAAGCTCCGCCCCGTCCACCTGAGCCACGCAAGCTCCGCCCCGTCCACCTGAGCCACGCAAGCTCCGCCCCGTCCACCTGAGCCACGCAAGCTCCGCCCCCTGAGCCACGCAAGCTCCGCCCCGTCCACCTGAGCCACGCAAGCTCCGCCCCGTCCACCTGAGCTGATCACGCTCCGCCTCTTCCACCTGAGCCGATCACGCTCCACCCCTTCCACCTGAGCCGATCACGCTCCGCCTCTTccacctgatccgatcatgccacGCCCCTTCTACCTGAGCCGATCACGCTCCGCCCTTCTACCTGAGCAAACCATAAGCTCTGCCCCTTCTACCTGAGCATACCATAAGCTCCGCCCCTTCTACCTGAGCCGATCACGCTCTGCCCCTTCTACCTGAGCCGATCACGCTCCACCTCTTctacctgatccaatcatgccacGCCCCTTCTACCTGAGCCGATCACGCTCCGCCTCTTCTACCTGAGCCGATCACGCTCCGCCTCTTCTACCTGAGCCGATCACGCTCCGCCTCTTCTACCTGAGCCGATCACGCTCCGCCTCTTCTACCTGAGCCGATCACGCTCCGCCTCTTCTACCTGAGCCGATCACGCTCCGCCTCTTCTACCTGAGCCGATCACGCTCCGCCTCTTCTACCTGAGCCGATCACGCTCCGCCTCTTCTACCTGAGCCGATCACGCTCCGCCTCTTCTACCTGAGCCGATCACGCTCCGCCTCTTCTACCTGAGCCGATCACGCTCCGCCTCTTCTACCTGAGCCGATCACGCTCCGCCTCTTCTACCTGAGCCGATCACGCTCCGCCTCTTCTACCTGAGCCGATCACGCTCCGCCTCTTCTACCTGAGCCGATCACGCTCCGCCTCTTCTACCTGAGCCGATCACGCTCCGCCTCTTCTACCTGAGCCGATCACGCTCCGCCTCTTCTACCTGAGCCGATCACGCTCCGCCTCTTCTACATGAGCCGATCACGCTCCGCCTCTTCTACATGAGCCGATCACGCTCCGCCTCTTCTACATGAGCCGATCACGCTCCGCCTCTTCTACATGAGCCGATCACGCTCCGCCTCTTCTACATGAGCCGATCACGCTCCGCCTCTTCTACATGAGCCGATCACGCTCCGCCTCTTCTACATGAGCCGATCACGCTCCGCCTCTTCTACATGAGCCGATCACGCTCCGCCTCTTCTACCTGAGCCGATCACGCTCCGCCTCTTCTACATGAGACGATCACGCTCCGCCTCTTCTACATGAGACGATCACGCTCCGCCTCTTCTACATGAGACGATCACGCTCCGCCTCTTCTACATGAGACGATCACGCTCCGCCTCTTCTACATGAGACGATCACGCTCCGCCTCTTCTACATGAGCCGATCACGCTCCGCCTCTTCTACCTGAGCCGATCACGCTCCGCCTCTTCTACCTGAGCCGATCACGCTCCGCCTCTTCTACCTGAGCCGATCACGCTCCGCCTCTTCTACCTGAGCCGATCACGCTGCGCCTCTTCTACCTGAGCCGATCACGCTGCGCCTCTTCTACCTGAGCCGATCACGCCCCACCAACGTGGTGTTTACCTCCTGCCgggtcagcaccctgtacagctcCTCGGGGGAGGTCAGGAACGTCTCCTTCATGCGGACCTTACAGGTGGGGATCTTCACTCCTGTGCTCTGACACGTGACCGTCTTGTTGTCCTGAGTCTGAAGAGACGACACACGAAAGTGATGAGAATCCGACCGCAACATCACAGCCGAGACTGCGGGCGGCACAATGTAACATTCACCACATAGCCAAATAGCAAAGACTGCGTCCTACATCATGAGTCAGCGGGAGTGGGCAGCAGAGCTCACAATCTACAGCGGGGGCAGAGGTAAATAACAGGAAGGACTTACGGATGGAGGCGCCACTTTCTGCTTAGCGTCTGACACGGCCGCGTGCGAGACTCCGTTCTTAGCCGGTAAGATCATTCCTTGTGTGAACTCTGCAAAAGTATAAACGGTCATGTGACTGCGTGAAGGCGAAAAACGTCCTGACAAGATCCAGAGGTGACGGACACGAAACCCGACCGCGCCAAACCAGGGAACACTCCAGCCACCGCAACCAGCGGAGACATGGAATcaaaggagggggaggggagcagtAAGGTCCCAGGCCGGGATGATGAGAGTTCACCTACCGGACTTCAGGCTGGAGATGTAGAGCGCCACCGCCTCCCGCAACCGCTGCGCTCCGCTCTTCCTCATCAGCTCCGTCAGACTTGTGTCCGGCTCGTCCTTTGCCAGCGAGACTCTGATCTAGAGAGTAGAAGACGACAAATAACGAGGACGCGGAGGGCGACGCCGAGACGCTACGTGTGCAGAGGACTAAAAATACAACATCTCCAGGTCCCTAAAGGGGGCGCTCTAACCCCCAGCAttgtgaaatggctgataacagggagcaatcgCTTATATCCACCTGCACTGCTGTCTTATAATAGGGATGATGGGAACAGGACCCTCGTGGGAGGAGTCAGGAGACAATATGGCGGCTCTTTACCTCCACCTCACTGGGGTCATTCTCATCGGA
This window contains:
- the ISM2 gene encoding LOW QUALITY PROTEIN: isthmin-2 (The sequence of the model RefSeq protein was modified relative to this genomic sequence to represent the inferred CDS: deleted 2 bases in 1 codon), with the translated sequence MPGIPLLLLLLTCRPLQPTGAPTTAPQRAQDNLVNPPWRGTSERPLVTADIAPTEDSKFLLDLRGLSQANLSSENPNIQVTIEVDPSSQTQVELDLSDTRTDWGDPEWRSQHALFWPLFWEYNDLSDAEVSTTGDYSSQYDGEDNVPSGGDHDGRNSPADNWVTEDKYLYDYDDEDWSSWSPCSATCGRPSQKRTRSCGYSCTATESRVCDLPPCPGEDDAENSTLSESQSSAPTRESASLDSCERWLTCKSEFLSSYLQRVLTELPSCPCFYPSEAVYSSLLLQDEKLARSFRWRDASGMRERLDIYNPGARFCLRSLLSRDSSSLGAQHCCYDHSLRLVTRGQAAAVPNLISAEFSPELHYKADVLPWILCKGDWSRIHSLRPPNNGCSCPENPSSEEYLAQLQEAREF
- the AHSA1 gene encoding activator of 90 kDa heat shock protein ATPase homolog 1, whose product is MTSGAEPGRAGFQAVLVTSTIRGCGGRDRTHGGQRGSMAKWGEGDPRWIVEQRADATNVNNWHWTERDATAWSTDKLTELFLAVSVKGEEGSCHVTEVGKLDGEASINNRKGKLIFFYEWDIKLNWTGLSNSGVKYKGYVEIPNLSDENDPSEVEIRVSLAKDEPDTSLTELMRKSGAQRLREAVALYISSLKSEFTQGMILPAKNGVSHAAVSDAKQKVAPPSTQDNKTVTCQSTGVKIPTCKVRMKETFLTSPEELYRVLTRQELVQGFTHAPATVTADKGGKFQLLGGNVSGEFIELESEKRIIMSWRFKTWPAGHHATITLTFADKGGETELQMEARGVPQSEEQHTKDGWKRYYFDGIKQTFGYGAMLL